Proteins from a genomic interval of Papaver somniferum cultivar HN1 chromosome 4, ASM357369v1, whole genome shotgun sequence:
- the LOC113271897 gene encoding F-box protein CPR1-like, with protein sequence MSSIPEDIYREILLRLPVESLLVCKCICKNWYALITSSDFVSTHITVQEKNPILILDNYISNVLYSIGYDSLLASSVCDIIEMDYPFKSDSTSPRLLGVCNGLASLWLSVLDYKYKSEWPISWNTVCFWNPATREYKEIPKSPYAFKLHHISLHAFGYDCKTNDYKLIIGVDARLSEHTTLVQVYTLASNSWKIGKTVPYLFQHDKIPKVLVNGDLHWLGIAQGNLFLLSLDISDESFKEIELPKEFSEKDKDLMSLGELEGCISVLVFSLVNGVKSHIEVWVMLDYGVLESWSKHHAIDYSNSIFTGLEHSRLVRSFENGEILFLSGDGLLLYDPKHGGGRYIKT encoded by the coding sequence ATGTCCAGCATTCCAGAAGATATCTACCGTGAAATCCTATTAAGGTTACCAGTGGAGTCATTACTTGTGTGTAAGTGTATTTGCAAGAATTGGTATGCCCTAATTACTTCCTCtgattttgttagtacccatatTACTGTCCAGGAAAAGAACCCTATTCTCATACTTGACAATTATATTAGTAATGTACTTTACTCCATAGGTTACGATTCTTTATTAGCATCATCTGTGTGTGACATTATTGAGATGGATTACCCGTTTAAATCAGATAGTACTTCTCCTCGATTGTTGGGTGTCTGTAATGGTCTGGCTTCTTTGTGGTTGTCTGTACTGGACTACAAGTATAAGAGCGAATGGCCAATTTCATGGAACACTGTTTGTTTTTGGAACCCGGCCACAAGAGAATATAAAGAAATACCCAAATCACCATATGCATTTAAGTTACACCATATTTCCCTACATGCTTTTGGTTATGACTGCAAGACCAATGATTACAAGTTGATTATAGGTGTAGATGCTCGGTTATCCGAGCATACTACTCTAGTACAAGTGTATACGCTAGcatcaaattcatggaaaatcgGGAAAACTGTACCTTATCTGTTTCAACATGATAAGATACCTAAGGTGCTTGTTAATGGCGACCTTCATTGGTTGGGGATAGCTCAAGGAAATCTGTTCTTGCTATCTTTGGATATCAGTGACGAGAGTTTCAAAGAAATTGAATTACCAAAAGAGTTTTCGGAGAAGGATAAGGATCTGATGTCTCTGGGAGAGTTAGAGGGGTGCATTTCCGTACTTGTCTTCTCACTGGTTAATGGTGTGAAGAGTCATATTGAAGTATGGGTGATGCTGGATTATGGTGTTTTGGAATCTTGGAGTAAACATCATGCCATTGACTATAGTAACAGTATTTTCACTGGCctagaacattctaggcttgttCGGTCATTTGAAAATGGCGAGATTCTATTCTTGAGTGGAGATGGTCTACTTTTATATGACCCAAAACATGGCGGTGGCAGATATATAAAAACCTAA
- the LOC113271895 gene encoding putative F-box protein At1g47790, with translation MKRNRDCSVDVIRAPFSLLDGHTLCDILVRLPVKSLLQAKRVCKHWRSLVRDPYFVDLHYTRSKTCPKLLIFASRSVGMFLFSVDLFEGRVLLDQMKVELPLGVAVLVLVQILNAVNGLVCFKGSMGEVLIYNPSTGDKTSWIGSRVPWEKKHRSKSPFYGFGFDSETKEHRVVCLWHAYDLRYETGDSDFCEVLTVGKNTWRRIDDVPHYKAYGESVYVHGVVYWLSTYQHFDCSYSADAKFIVAFDIGREKFRLIRIRDLIADGRQGYNNCHDLLVIDGCVGLLGRKLIVDGNNKNVINMWIFLETHGPLARVGLPKAYKLYIMEDLGDVGLFLTPPSNSRGSSLNTPWT, from the coding sequence atgaagagaaaCAGAGATTGTAGTGTAGATGTTATTAGAGCCCCTTTTAGTCTACTTGATggtcacactttgtgtgatataCTGGTCCGGCTGCCAGTGAAGTCATTATTGCAGGCAAAGCGTGTCTGTAAACATTGGCGTTCTTTAGTTAGAGATCCATACTTTGTTGATTTACACTACACTCGATCAAAAACTTGTCCAAAACTCCTTATCTTTGCTAGTAGGAGTGTTGGGATGTTTTTATTCTCGGTTGACTTGTTTGAAGGCAGAGTGCTCCTAGATCAGATGAAAGTAGAGTTACCGTTGGGAGTAGCTGTTCTTGTTCTTGTTCAAATTCTGAATGCTGTCAATGGTTTGGTGTGCTTCAAGGGATCTATGGGTGAGGTTCTTATTTATAACCCCAGCACTGGAGACAAAACATCCTGGATTGGATCAAGGGTACCGTGGGAAAAAAAGCATAGATCAAAGAGCCCTTTTTATGGCTTTGGATTTGATTCCGAAACTAAGGAACACAGAGTAGTTTGCTTATGGCATGCGTACGATCTTAGATATGAAACTGGTGACAGTGATTTTTGCGAGGTTTTGACTGTAGGGAAAAATACATGGAGAAGAATTGATGACGTCCCACATTATAAGGCTTACGGAGAATCTGTTTATGTGCATGGAGTCGTCTATTGGCTGAGTACTTACCAACATTTCGATTGTTCATATTCTGCTGATGCTAAATTCATAGTTGCATTTGATATAGGAAGAGAGAAATTCAGACTGATACGCATCCGTGATTTGATTGCTGATGGCCGCCAGGGTTACAATAATTGTCATGATTTACTGGTAATTGATGGATGCGTTGGTCTGCTGGGTAGAAAACTTATAgttgatggaaataacaaaaatGTGATTAACATGTGGATATTCTTAGAAACCCATGGGCCACTTGCAAGGGTAGGGTTGCCTAAGGCTTATAAGCTTTACATTATGGAGGATCTgggcgatgtgggactatttctAACACCCCCCTCAAACTCGAGAGGGTCAAGTTTGAATACACCCTGGACCTGA
- the LOC113271896 gene encoding flotillin-like protein 4 has translation MVSYRVASASEYLVITGCGIDDIKLAKKAWILPGQSFRRFDISPVNYTFEVQAMSSEKLPFLLPAVFTIGPRVEEHEALMKYAKLLSSHDRQSNHVKELVQGVIEGETRVLAASMTMEDVFKGTKEFKKEIFEKVQLELNQFGLLIYNANIKQLVDVRGHEYFSYLGQKTQMEAANQAKIDVAEAKMKGEVGAKLREGQTVQNAAKIDAETKIIATQRQGAGKKEELKVKAEVKIFENQRDAEVAEANAELATKKAGWAQLAQLAEVESVKAVAIKEAELQRQVELKNALTQTEKLKAEYLSKASVEYDVKVQEANWELYKKQKEAEAALYEKQKSAEAQRLAAEAQFFARQQAADGELYAKKKEAEGMVAAAQAQGVYVGTLVKSFNGNYASLRDYLMIDGGMFQQIAESNAGAVKGLQPKISIWTNGDGSSAGVNGVDGSSSGALKEIAGLYKTLPNLLQTVEQQTGMIPPAWLGTSSSTPQ, from the coding sequence ATGGTGAGTTATAGAGTAGCAAGCGCTTCAGAATACCTTGTAATCACTGGTTGTGGTATAGATGACATCAAACTAGCAAAGAAAGCATGGATTCTTCCTGGTCAATCCTTCAGGCGTTTCGATATTTCACCAGTAAACTACACCTTCGAAGTTCAAGCTATGAGTTCAGAAAAACTCCCTTTCTTGCTTCCTGCTGTTTTCACAATTGGTCCTCGTGTTGAAGAACATGAAGCCTTGATGAAGTATGCAAAACTCCTCTCTAGTCATGATCGTCAATCGAATCATGTCAAAGAACTTGTTCAAGGTGTTATTGAAGGAGAAACTAGAGTTCTCGCTGCTTCGATGACTATGGAAGATGTTTTTAAAGGTACTAAAGAATTCAAGAAAGAAATATTTGAAAAAGTTCAGTTAGAGCTAAATCAATTTGGGCTCTTGATTTACAATGCTAACATCAAACAACTTGTGGATGTTCGAGGacatgaatatttttcttatttgggTCAGAAGACTCAGATGGAAGCTGCAAATCAAGCCAAAATTGATGTCGCAGAAGCCAAGATGAAAGGTGAAGTTGGTGCGAAACTGAGAGAGGGACAGACAGTGCAGAACGCGGCAAAGATCGACGCTGAAACCAAGATTATTGCTACTCAGAGACAAGGAGCAGGAAAGAAAGAAGAGCTTAAAGTGAAGGCTGAGGTAAAGATTTTCGAAAACCAAAGGGATGCTGAGGTCGCTGAAGCTAATGCTGAGTTGGCTACTAAGAAGGCTGGATGGGCACAGTTGGCACAGTTAGCAGAGGTTGAATCTGTTAAGGCCGTGGCTATCAAAGAGGCTGAGTTGCAGAGACAAGTTGAGTTGAAGAATGCTTTGACTCAGACTGAGAAATTGAAGGCTGAGTATCTTAGTAAAGCTAGTGTGGAATATGATGTCAAGGTGCAAGAGGCAAACTGGGAGTTgtacaagaaacaaaaagaagcAGAAGCAGCTTTATATGAGAAACAGAAATCAGCTGAAGCTCAAAGACTTGCTGCTGAGGCACAATTTTTCGCACGACAACAGGCTGCTGATGGAGAATTATACGCGAAAAAGAAAGAAGCCGAAGGAATGGTAGCTGCAGCTCAAGCACAAGGGGTTTACGTTGGAACACTTGTAAAATCATTTAACGGGAACTATGCTTCACTAAGGGATTACTTGATGATTGATGGTGGAATGTTTCAACAAATTGCCGAGAGTAATGCTGGTGCAGTGAAGGGTTTGCAGCCAAAGATTAGTATTTGGACTAATGGTGATGGTTCTTCTGCTGGAGTTAATGGTGTAGACGGTTCATCTTCAGGAGCTTTGAAAGAGATTGCAGGATTATATAAGACGTTGCCAAATTTGCTTCAGACTGTGGAGCAACAAACTGGAATGATTCCACCGGCATGGTTAGGTACAAGTTCTAGTACTCCTCAGTAA